From Rhodospirillales bacterium, the proteins below share one genomic window:
- a CDS encoding dipeptide ABC transporter ATP-binding protein produces MTPIAETVLEARDLVKHFPVKEGLFAPTRVVHALDGINLTLARGETLAIVGESGCGKSTLAKCLMRLEEPTGGRIVVLGEDVTHAGKRALRGLRRHLQIVFQDPYASLNPRWSIGAIVADPIRLHESLDRRARRDKVIELLRTVGLGPEFVERHPHELSGGQRQRVAIARALAVGPSIIICDEPVSALDVSIQAQVINLLKRLQRDLGIAYVFISHDLALVQHISDRIAVMYLGEIVEIADTRALRQRRLHPYTQALFSAAPVADPKLAGSKNRIILAGEVPSPLDPPAGCRFHTRCPYAEARCRAEAPPLRAAEDRLVRCHFAGEPGFPPARVGPARGIES; encoded by the coding sequence ATGACGCCCATCGCCGAAACGGTTCTCGAAGCGCGCGACCTGGTCAAGCATTTCCCGGTCAAGGAAGGGCTGTTCGCTCCGACGCGCGTGGTACACGCCCTCGACGGAATTAACCTGACCCTGGCGCGGGGCGAAACGCTGGCCATCGTCGGCGAATCGGGCTGCGGCAAGTCGACGCTGGCGAAATGCCTGATGCGCCTGGAGGAACCGACCGGCGGACGCATCGTCGTCTTGGGGGAAGATGTCACGCACGCCGGCAAACGAGCGCTGCGCGGCCTCCGGCGCCATTTGCAGATCGTGTTCCAGGATCCCTACGCCAGCCTCAATCCGCGTTGGTCGATCGGCGCGATCGTCGCCGATCCGATCCGCCTGCACGAATCTCTCGACCGCCGCGCGCGGCGGGACAAGGTGATCGAACTGTTGCGTACTGTCGGCCTCGGTCCCGAATTCGTCGAGCGCCATCCGCACGAACTGTCGGGCGGCCAGCGCCAGCGCGTCGCCATCGCCCGCGCGCTCGCTGTCGGACCGTCGATCATCATCTGCGACGAACCGGTTTCCGCCCTCGACGTGTCGATTCAGGCCCAGGTGATCAATCTTTTGAAGCGGTTGCAACGCGATCTCGGCATCGCCTACGTGTTCATTTCCCACGACCTGGCCTTGGTGCAGCATATCTCCGACCGTATCGCGGTGATGTATCTGGGCGAAATCGTCGAGATCGCCGATACCCGCGCGCTGCGGCAGCGGCGCCTGCACCCCTACACCCAGGCTCTGTTCTCGGCGGCGCCGGTCGCCGATCCGAAACTGGCCGGATCGAAGAACCGGATCATCCTCGCGGGCGAAGTGCCAAGCCCGCTCGATCCGCCCGCCGGCTGCCGCTTTCATACCCGCTGTCCTTACGCCGAGGCGCGCTGCCGCGCCGAGGCGCCGCCGCTGCGCGCGGCCGAGGATCGTCTCGTGCGTTGCCATTTCGCCGGCGAGCCGGGATTTCCGCCCGCGCGCGTTGGACCCGCGCGGGGGATCGAATCGTGA
- a CDS encoding ABC transporter permease translates to MRKTTLAFVVRRLLHLVPVVFAIAAMNFLLIKLAPGDAADILAGQMGHATLEFTEQLRRSFGLDLPLAEQFVVYIGRLLRLDLGMSFIQGVPVLDLIADRLLATVILMVVAIVLAVGVGVVLGVVAARRRGTWIDTVISVSALIVYATPAFWLGLMLIVLFSIVFDLLPSGGMMKIGADLSGFAYALDVARHLILPAATLGLFYVAIYTRLMRAAMLEVYSLDFITMARAKGLSETTVAWTHALRNALLPVVTLAGVQIGHLLGGSILVETVFGWPGLGRLVFDALLQRDLNLLLGILFVSSIVVVIANLIVDLLYGFLDPRIVHK, encoded by the coding sequence ATGCGTAAAACTACCCTGGCATTCGTCGTCCGCCGATTGTTGCATCTGGTACCGGTGGTGTTTGCCATTGCCGCGATGAATTTCCTGCTGATCAAGCTGGCGCCGGGCGATGCGGCCGACATCCTGGCCGGCCAAATGGGCCATGCCACCCTGGAGTTCACCGAACAACTGCGCCGCAGCTTCGGGCTCGATCTGCCGCTGGCGGAGCAATTCGTCGTCTATATCGGGCGGCTGCTCCGGCTCGATTTGGGCATGTCCTTCATCCAGGGCGTGCCGGTGCTCGACCTGATCGCCGACCGTCTCCTCGCCACCGTCATCCTGATGGTCGTGGCGATCGTTCTGGCCGTCGGTGTCGGCGTCGTGCTCGGCGTCGTCGCGGCGCGCCGGCGCGGCACATGGATCGACACCGTCATCTCGGTGTCGGCGCTGATCGTCTACGCCACGCCCGCGTTCTGGCTCGGCCTCATGCTGATCGTGCTGTTCTCGATCGTGTTCGACCTGCTGCCGTCGGGCGGCATGATGAAGATCGGAGCGGATCTGAGCGGCTTCGCCTATGCGCTCGATGTCGCGCGGCATTTAATTCTGCCGGCGGCGACTCTTGGCCTCTTTTACGTGGCGATCTACACCCGCCTCATGCGCGCGGCCATGCTCGAAGTCTATAGCCTCGATTTCATCACCATGGCGCGGGCCAAGGGCCTTTCCGAAACGACGGTTGCCTGGACGCACGCGTTACGCAACGCGCTGCTGCCGGTGGTGACGCTCGCCGGCGTGCAAATCGGGCATTTGCTCGGCGGTTCGATCCTGGTCGAAACCGTGTTCGGCTGGCCGGGACTCGGGCGGCTGGTGTTCGACGCGTTGTTGCAGCGCGATCTCAATCTGCTGCTCGGCATTCTTTTCGTTTCCTCGATCGTGGTGGTGATCGCCAATCTGATCGTCGACCTTCTCTACGGTTTCCTCGATCCGCGCATCGTCCACAAATGA
- a CDS encoding ABC transporter ATP-binding protein yields the protein MSAVIEVRDLSVHFRTTLGVVKAVEGLSFAIGEGETMAIVGESGSGKSTVAHALLRLVPDPPGKIVAGHVRFEDQNLLDLSDAAIRHVRGRRIAMIFQDAMAALNPVFTVERQIGEVLRLHLGLAPDRIAAEVVELLRLVGVPAPEARARQYPHNLSGGMRQRVMIAMALACRPKLLIADEPTTALDVTVQAQVLDLIQSLKARFGMAVLLITHDLGVVAETAHRVIVMYAGRKVEEGAVGDIFGDPRHPYTRGLLEAAKREESEGAFLREIPGTVPSPFEMPKGCSFAPRCPDAFDHCRMEMPELRDVAPGRPVACFAAQGASR from the coding sequence ATGAGCGCCGTGATCGAGGTGCGGGACCTCTCGGTGCATTTCCGCACCACGCTCGGCGTCGTCAAGGCGGTCGAGGGACTTTCGTTCGCCATCGGCGAAGGGGAAACCATGGCGATCGTCGGCGAATCCGGCTCCGGCAAAAGTACGGTCGCGCACGCGCTTCTGCGTCTGGTTCCCGATCCGCCGGGAAAGATCGTCGCCGGGCATGTACGGTTCGAGGATCAAAACCTGCTCGATCTGTCCGACGCTGCCATTCGCCACGTGCGCGGGCGGCGCATCGCCATGATTTTCCAGGACGCCATGGCCGCCCTCAACCCGGTCTTTACGGTCGAACGTCAGATCGGCGAAGTGCTGCGCCTTCACCTTGGCCTCGCTCCCGATCGGATCGCGGCCGAAGTGGTCGAGCTGCTGCGCCTGGTCGGCGTGCCGGCGCCCGAGGCGAGGGCGCGCCAGTATCCGCACAACCTCTCCGGCGGCATGCGCCAGCGGGTGATGATCGCGATGGCGCTCGCCTGCCGGCCGAAGCTGCTGATCGCGGACGAGCCGACCACCGCGCTCGACGTCACCGTTCAGGCGCAGGTGCTCGACCTGATCCAGTCGCTGAAAGCGCGCTTCGGCATGGCGGTGCTGCTGATCACCCACGATCTCGGCGTCGTCGCCGAAACCGCGCATCGGGTGATCGTCATGTACGCCGGGCGCAAGGTCGAGGAAGGCGCCGTCGGCGATATTTTCGGCGACCCGCGCCATCCCTACACCCGGGGTCTGCTGGAAGCGGCCAAGCGCGAGGAATCCGAAGGCGCGTTCCTGCGCGAAATCCCGGGCACGGTGCCGTCGCCGTTCGAGATGCCGAAGGGATGTAGCTTCGCGCCGCGCTGTCCCGACGCGTTCGATCACTGCCGGATGGAGATGCCGGAGTTGCGGGATGTCGCGCCGGGCCGTCCCGTCGCCTGCTTCGCGGCGCAAGGGGCGTCCCGATGA
- a CDS encoding ABC transporter substrate-binding protein — protein MTPFRLIALTTAAFAVGALLAPSAEAQKRGGTLTYTYQPEATAMSTISTTAVPVALISTKIYESLLEYEGAGMTPKPGLAESWTVSSDRLVYTFKLRAGVKWHDGKPFTSEDVKFSIEKVVTPNHSRGRTYFGNVATIETPDTHTVVFKLKAPVPYFLRAFQPSETPMMPKHGFADEELAADKIRQAKIMQNPIGTGPFKLKEWKKGSHIILERNADYWKAGRPYLDQVVMRVLPDGAARAIAVEKGEVDLAPMNALPPAEIQRLSKLPQLVASQEGSEGLGPIMWLEVNLREKPLSDVKVRQAISLAIDRAKLVDVIWYGQGKPARGPVVSGNPTHFDKTLKPFEYSPAKANKLLDEAGYKRGADGVRFKLTQNFLPYGEEWVRQAEYIKQELGKVGIQVETQSLDMGGWLKRVYTDWAYQFTSNFTHNYSDPTIGVQRAFISTNIKQGATFNNSMNYRNPRVDELFGLTARLEDGPERNKAWAEVQQIIRDELPVIFLMEISFMNVWNKRVKGLISNGISMYTGWDQVWIE, from the coding sequence ATGACCCCGTTTCGCCTGATCGCCCTTACGACCGCCGCGTTTGCCGTTGGCGCCTTGCTGGCGCCATCGGCGGAAGCGCAGAAAAGAGGCGGCACGCTCACTTACACCTATCAGCCGGAAGCGACGGCGATGTCCACCATCTCGACTACCGCCGTGCCGGTCGCGCTGATTTCGACCAAGATTTACGAAAGCCTACTGGAATACGAGGGGGCCGGAATGACGCCCAAGCCCGGCCTCGCCGAATCCTGGACGGTGTCGTCCGACCGCCTAGTCTATACCTTCAAGCTGCGCGCGGGCGTGAAGTGGCACGACGGCAAGCCGTTCACCAGCGAGGACGTGAAATTCAGCATCGAAAAGGTGGTCACGCCCAACCATTCGCGCGGGCGAACGTATTTCGGCAACGTCGCAACGATCGAAACGCCGGACACCCATACCGTCGTCTTTAAATTGAAGGCGCCGGTGCCGTATTTCCTGCGCGCTTTCCAGCCGAGCGAAACGCCGATGATGCCCAAGCACGGGTTCGCCGACGAGGAACTCGCCGCCGACAAGATCCGTCAGGCCAAGATCATGCAAAATCCGATCGGCACCGGCCCCTTTAAGCTGAAGGAATGGAAAAAGGGCAGTCACATCATCCTCGAACGCAACGCGGACTATTGGAAGGCTGGCCGGCCGTACCTCGACCAAGTGGTGATGCGGGTCCTGCCCGACGGCGCCGCCCGCGCCATCGCGGTCGAGAAGGGCGAAGTCGATCTCGCGCCGATGAACGCGTTGCCGCCGGCGGAAATCCAGCGCTTGAGCAAACTGCCCCAGTTGGTCGCATCGCAAGAGGGCAGCGAAGGCCTCGGGCCGATCATGTGGTTGGAAGTCAACCTGCGCGAAAAACCGCTGAGCGACGTCAAGGTACGCCAGGCGATCAGCCTGGCCATCGACCGCGCCAAGCTGGTCGACGTCATCTGGTACGGCCAGGGCAAACCGGCGCGCGGGCCGGTCGTCAGCGGCAACCCGACCCACTTTGACAAAACCCTGAAGCCTTTCGAATACAGCCCGGCCAAGGCCAACAAGCTGCTCGACGAGGCCGGTTACAAGCGCGGGGCCGACGGCGTCCGCTTCAAGCTGACGCAAAACTTCCTGCCCTACGGCGAGGAGTGGGTACGCCAGGCCGAGTATATCAAGCAGGAACTCGGCAAGGTCGGAATCCAGGTCGAGACCCAAAGCCTCGACATGGGTGGCTGGTTGAAGCGGGTGTACACCGACTGGGCGTATCAGTTCACGTCCAACTTCACCCACAACTACTCCGATCCGACCATCGGGGTGCAGCGCGCCTTCATTTCCACCAACATCAAACAGGGCGCGACCTTCAACAACTCGATGAACTACCGCAATCCGCGGGTCGACGAACTGTTCGGCCTGACCGCACGCCTGGAGGATGGGCCCGAGCGCAACAAGGCATGGGCCGAAGTCCAACAAATCATCCGCGACGAATTGCCGGTGATCTTCCTGATGGAAATCAGCTTCATGAATGTCTGGAACAAGCGGGTGAAGGGCCTGATTTCCAACGGTATTTCGATGTACACCGGCTGGGATCAGGTGTGGATCGAGTAG
- a CDS encoding ABC transporter permease: protein MNILWAFWARFRNNRAAVGGAVVLALVVLLALVGPWLYPVDPFDMVGRPFMPPFARFPLGTDVAGRDILAGIIHGARISLLIGVMASLAATAIGVTFGALAGYYGGRIDDALMRITEFFLTIPSFVLAVVLVAIFSPTVANITIAIAIVSWPSVARLARGEFIAHRDREYVQGCRAIGMPDWEIILLQIMPNALPPVIVVASLTVATAILTESGLSFLGLGDPNLVSWGYMIGVARTVLRVAPWMAAIPGLMILVTVLAINLVGEGLNDALNPRLKQR from the coding sequence ATGAACATTCTCTGGGCCTTCTGGGCACGTTTCCGCAACAATCGCGCCGCCGTGGGCGGAGCGGTTGTGCTTGCGCTCGTGGTGCTGCTGGCCCTGGTCGGGCCCTGGCTCTATCCGGTCGATCCGTTCGACATGGTCGGGCGGCCGTTCATGCCGCCGTTCGCGCGCTTCCCGCTCGGTACCGACGTTGCCGGGCGCGACATCCTCGCCGGAATTATTCACGGCGCACGGATCTCCCTGCTGATCGGAGTGATGGCCAGCCTGGCGGCAACCGCCATCGGCGTCACCTTCGGCGCGCTCGCCGGTTACTACGGCGGACGGATCGACGACGCCCTCATGCGGATCACCGAATTTTTCTTGACTATCCCGTCGTTCGTGCTCGCGGTCGTGCTGGTGGCGATCTTTTCGCCGACGGTCGCCAACATCACCATCGCCATCGCCATCGTGTCCTGGCCCTCGGTCGCGCGCCTCGCGCGCGGCGAATTCATCGCCCACCGCGACCGCGAATACGTGCAAGGTTGCCGCGCCATCGGCATGCCGGATTGGGAAATCATCCTGCTGCAGATCATGCCCAACGCGCTGCCGCCGGTGATCGTCGTCGCTTCGCTCACGGTCGCGACCGCGATCCTGACCGAATCGGGGCTGTCGTTCCTGGGACTCGGCGATCCCAACCTGGTGTCGTGGGGCTATATGATCGGAGTCGCGCGCACGGTTTTGCGCGTCGCGCCGTGGATGGCGGCGATCCCCGGACTGATGATCCTGGTCACCGTGCTCGCTATCAACCTGGTCGGCGAGGGCTTGAACGATGCGCTCAACCCGAGGCTCAAGCAGCGATGA